From the Daucus carota subsp. sativus chromosome 8, DH1 v3.0, whole genome shotgun sequence genome, one window contains:
- the LOC108198433 gene encoding RING-H2 finger protein ATL16 translates to MNLMSLSIHVSQTMSQAISPPSPSHLHSSHNGFPIIVIAIIGILATAFLLLSYYIFVIKCCLHWQRIDILGRFSLSRSRRRDDPLMGFMSTYDNRGLDESVIRSIPIFRFKRGEKEDPQKGNIFSECAVCLNEFHEQEKLRMIPNCGHLFHIDCIDVWLQNNANCPLCRTSISFALQFPLLDPSSTSQNQAQYHDNFMGREEDYVVIELGAEEKTPDGSMPRIQETRPPSPSPSQKKLGPKTVKKRSKKDGLRQTSMGDECIDTRVKDERLLVQPIRRSFSMDSAADRQLYLAVQEIVNQKSNGHVVSESVSCEGCCSSRVRRSIFSFGQGRGSRREVLPVQLEKKCSL, encoded by the coding sequence ATGAATCTCATGAGTTTGAGCATTCATGTATCTCAAACTATGTCCCAAGCAATAAGCCCACCAAGCCCTTCTCATCTTCATTCTTCACACAATGGCTTTCCAATTATAGTAATTGCTATAATTGGTATATTAGCCACAGCTTTCTTGCTTTTGAGCTACTACATTTTTGTCATCAAATGCTGCTTGCATTGGCAAAGAATCGACATTCTAGGACGTTTTTCGTTGTCTAGAAGTCGTCGTCGAGATGACCCTTTAATGGGCTTCATGTCGACGTACGACAACAGGGGATTGGACGAATCGGTGATTCGTTCAATCCCCATTTTTCGGTTCAAAAGAGGAGAGAAAGAAGACCCTCAAAAGGGGAATATTTTTTCAGAATGTGCAGTTTGTTTAAATGAGTTTCATGAGCAAGAGAAGCTGAGAATGATACCAAATTGTGGTCATTTGTTTCATATTGATTGCATTGATGTGTGGCTTCAAAACAATGCAAATTGTCCACTTTGTAGAACAAGCATTTCATTTGCACTTCAATTCCCACTATTGGATCCAAGTTCAACATCTCAAAATCAGGCCCAGTATCATGACAATTTCATGGGCCGGGAAGAAGATTATGTTGTGATTGAATTGGGTGCAGAAGAGAAAACTCCAGATGGATCAATGCCAAGGATTCAAGAAACAAGACCACCTAGTCCTAGTCCATCCCAAAAGAAGTTAGGGCCCAAAACTGTCAAGAAAAGGTCCAAGAAAGATGGGCTTAGACAAACAAGTATGGGGGATGAATGTATTGATACCAGAGTTAAAGATGAGAGATTATTAGTCCAGCCCATTAGAAGATCATTTTCTATGGATTCTGCTGCAGATAGACAGCTTTACTTAGCAGTACAAGAAATTGTGAATCAGAAGAGTAATGGGCATGTTGTTAGTGAAAGTGTGAGTTGTGAAGGTTGCTGCAGTAGCAGAGTTAGAAGATCAATTTTTTCGTTTGGGCAGGGGAGGGGATCAAGAAGAGAAGTTTTACCAGTgcaattagaaaaaaaatgtagtttataa